From the Cloeon dipterum chromosome 4, ieCloDipt1.1, whole genome shotgun sequence genome, the window gttataatttttcttaagaatttaatttttaaagggtcAATTTAAGTTGATTAGAACAATGTTGTTGAAGTTTTACTTCTAGAATGTGAGACAATTAAAGCCGGTGTGATGGTCATTTTCATGCAATTAGTTTTTAACATATATGTTAAAAACTAATATTGGAGTCAGTGGTCCCTCGAAAAGAATATTACCTTTCCAAAGTGCGCTGaacattcaaaaataattataaaataattaaatttgatatatcCTTCTGGTTAAAACCTTAATTAAATATCGATAGGTTTAAAGTGCATAGTAACAGtcgaagtaaaatttaaatattcaatttttttaaaaagatcgGTGTCAAAGATCAAAATGCAATATTCCACAGCACTTTTGAAGCCTTTGAGCTGCAAGGCTGGCTGATTCTAGAAAAAGGCACGCTGCTGATGAATGTGTGCAGGTATTAATGACGTGTATCAGAAACACACAAAAGAAATGATGATGACGGGACGTGGAGACTTGGCTGCCAGAGCATTCATTGCCGATGCTGctgcgcctgctgctgcttctgatGAAAAGGGAGTTTAATGTTGGCGAAGAGTGCGCGGCGCGGGGAGAGAGAAGAGGGCAGCAAAAGCACTGAGAAAGCGCATCTCGTTTGCCTGCCCTGTGCTTTCTCTCGCTCGGCTCACGtacaaaaaacaaacttttcgaaatgaaaaatcgaaGCGAAAACAAATCAGCGCTCTCCACTCTGAAAAGAGcagtgccgcgcgcgctcgctgcCTCCAGgggttatttttcttttgcacaGCAAACAACTTGCATCGGACATATcaagaagaggaaaaaggcgctctaaaaaattatatgggAGAGGCGTCAGCTGCTGGTGGCAAGCGCCAAAGCTCGCAGACAGTGCCCCTGCCCTGacaacaaaaaaaaaagagaaagaaaacgcGAACCGGTGCCCCTTCTCGCCTTCGGAAAAATCTTATTGTGACTTCGACTAGCccgattcatttatttttctctgtaTTTCTACTGATTCATTACTCAAATTCATATTATAAACTTCACATATCGATCCCTAATTTCTCTATTCATTACATAATGGAAAGAGGCAGAACAATGAGAAGACGGACAGCAAGCACAAACATTTTCCTCGCACTGACCTCAGTTCATATTTGTTTTCACTGTGCACAGGTGAACACAGTGGTAAATTTTGCcagtattttaataatgagttTCAGCAAgttgttcaaataaattgatgttgaatttgaaaataatattccaatttaacCTTTACATGCGGGAGGTTGCCAGCATAATGAGAATTAAAAGCTTTATTAAACACTGGCAGAGACAAGTTGAATAACATGTGGGGTGGCCGCTCAGGGAGGAAAGGAATAAACCTTTAGCAAGCAGACTTTGAggaggcaaaaaatataagcCGGTTCAAAAGGGCTGACCGGCTCTTCCTCCCCTAGTTCTCACCTAAAATACAAAAGATTTGAAGTTTCCACTggaaaaaaggtatttttgaTGACTGGGCTAAATACCATGAATATTTCTTCATCAACAGGATATTAGCTAAATGATCTCTTCTGATTTGTTTTGGGTGAAATGTTACTTAActtctttaaaattactcaatttaaaacaatttgcagTAACATATTATTGCGTCTTCTGTTTACACGTTTAATACGAAATAtgctccaaaaattaaaattgcggtCAGTTTGGAAAATAAAGTATATCGTATTAAATGTCcgtttatatattaattaaataatatcaagagtggtgttattaatatttcaagtcaAAACATGTTTTCAATTCGATGCTATTAAAGTCGAATCAAACTTTATAgcattaatatatatatatatatatatatatatatatatatatatatatatatatatatatatatatatatatatgtatatatttggGCGAGTACATTGTGCAGAGCTGCTTCAGTCCAATTATGCAAATTGAGCGAGTAGACTCTGATCAATGCTGGAAAAGTGCGGCAGTCATAAACCGGAAAAAGATTGATTCAAATCCTTAGACGtgtcttaaatttattattatacgtGGCTAATTTGAGATGACAAAAGGTGATTAATGAAagtgactcaaaatgctcaaagtTCAATGGGCTCGAGATCCTCTACAGTCACTACGGCCCTTTGCGTCATTCACATGGTGAGGCTCATAGCCTATGCGAAGTGTTGAGCAGAGgttctaaaaattacattattaattttgggtTTGGTGACAGATAAATTGTTAACAGGTGGTCTTTCAATTACAGCATTTAAAGAACATGAACTATACTAACAGAAAAACTCTTAGGTTTCGacgttttagattttttccaaatttattgaaataatcgTGGAGTAAGCAACGAGTTTTCCTTAGAGGCAGATAATCAAATCAATACGTATTTTGCGTTTTATACAGCtctgaaagttaaaaatataattatcagaTCTCATAGCGGGTGTAGTTTTAGTTCATCCTCAAGGATAAGTTCAAAAAGTAATCCCCATCTTTTTTCTTCCCCTCTACCCCTCCCCTCTTTACAATATAGCCACTGATCataacaatatatatataagtCCATGGCAGCAACATACTTTATTAAAGAAAGTTGAAGTGTTGTTGTGATAATGTTTACAGCCTGAGCTATTTTTTCTTCGTGGCAGTGTTTACAGCCTGAACTATTTTTCGTACGATACCATAGTTCACACACGATGGTAAAGCCTGAAGGTAATCACGGTTCCAATAATCAACATTCTGAGGCAATGCACAAAGGAGATGAACAGCAACCACCTCCAACGGCAGACCCCCAAGAAAGGAATGAACGTCGTACACAGCCACCAAGTCACTCAAATGCGGAACCATCTACTTCTTATCAggtaattaattcaacaaattatTCCAATATAGTGAATGGTTATATATGTTCTTGTTTTTCATTACGGGTACCGATTAGCCCCCACGTATATTATTGTTaatctatataatttttatttgttttgcacaTTTTCCAAAGctattagaaattattttggagcacACAAATATAaagtagaggtctcagccgctaGAAGTAAGGTGGTGGCTGCCGGGATCAGTTTAGccaatatataaattataagtttatatattagaggtctcagccaggcAAATTTCGGgtcaggaataaaaaattttggagaaaaaacgTCTTCACTGTCAAAAACTGCtgtgtaaacaaaaataactgaaaacaataataaacgTGTGGTTTGACAGTGTAAAGACGTCTTTTctcctcaatttttaatttttgacccgaAATTTgcctggctgagacctctaatatAAACTTATAATTTATCTGTTAAGAAAggtaaaaaaggaataaaaaaaatatacaacatACAACAACGATCTTGTTAAATACCGTCTTTAACGAAATTtatgagcacaccaatcgatttttgaaggtagaattaggtaaagtgaatattttttccgaccaaaaagtccagcgtgacgtgcgtagcGCACAAGAAgaacttttttaccgccaaaacaatatgaacctatATGCGATAACTGCGTATGCGTCAGAACTGGTGGGGCGGCTGACGAGCTCTGACACATTATGCTGGTGGGGCGAAACtatttggtcggaaaaatatccactttacataattcgaccctcaagaagcgattggtgtgctcagaaacttcgtcagaCGGTATTTAAGGAATACGCGTCAACTCTCTACCATGTcgaatgcaaaaaaaatttacattttattttcactatCAATTAATATCAATGCCAATTTTTGACCAATTAGGGAGCTCGTAATGAATTATGATTAAACCTATGAATTGTATGTACCTGTCCCTGGAGATTCAAAGGACCAAGTGCTAGAGCTAAAACAGTGCAGAATTGTGTAAATTGTTTTCCAATCAGACTTGAATATatataagaaaaatgtttgatgtATAATCTGATCTCGTAGGTGTCCGGCGTTCTATCAGCCGGAAATCTCACGCCCtagctttgaatattttttatagctcGGGGCAATATTTTCACTGGGAACGGGTTCCATATTCAAGTGTGTTTGAAACATGAAAACTCAActctaatacaattttaactcttttccATACGTACTGACCTTGACCACTATTTTTTGTCATCAGGACCGATCTGCACCAGTGAAGCAACCATCTTACAATCAACAGcgaccgcagcagcagcagcacaatgAAGCTAACAAGAAGTTGGGAAAAGTGACGAAGAACACAAGCCGGAGGAACGGATGGGGCAACTTGAGTTACGCGGAATTGATAACTAAGGCCATATTATCTTCGGAAGACCAACGACTCACTCTTTCAGAAATTTATGACTATTTGATCAGAACGATTCCGTACTTCGCTGAGAGGAGTAGCCCGTCTGCCTCTGCAGGTTGGAAGAATTCTATCAGACACAATCTATCGCTGCATAATCGCTTTCAACGCACGCACAACGAGAATTCCAGCAAGTCCTCTTGGTGGAGCATAAACTTTAACGAAATGAGTGGAAAGAGTAACCGCAAGCGGGGCACCAACCCCGAGAAGAAGCGCGGAAAAAAAGGCGAACCTAATCCAGTTTCTCGATCACGCACAGTGCAGATGAGCAACCCACAGAGAGTTCCACGGAACTGCTATCCACCTCCAGAGGACATAGTCATCCCTAGATCAACGCAGACATCTGTCGGAAACAACTTTGGAATCCAGAATCAACTGCCGCACTATGAAAACAACGCATACTACCCAAATTCACATTTCAACAATGGTGGTGGAGAAATGAATTATCAGCAACCTCCGCAACCTCCCGGAATATACGCGCAGCAAATTCAACCTCCACGAGAGCAGATGCCAATGCAGAATCATTTAATATCAGAGTTGCCAGGGCAGAGACAGATACCAATGACGCAACCCGGAATGCCCTTTCAACAGCAGGAGTATCTACAGATGGCACCGCTGCAAAATCCACCTATGGAGCAGCAGTACTTTTCATCGGCACCTAATATCTACTCGCAGGAAGATGGTACTTTTGAACAGTATCCGCCAAACTATTGTACAATACACGGAAATCATGGTTTTTGTAATGATTGCAACGAGCCGCAGCCGTTGCCCGAAAGCAATTTGTCCAATGTTGATGAAATTAGATATGTGTATGGACCTCCGAATAATGAAGATATTgcaaattaccaaaattacgATGGTGCAATTCAACACTTTGCGGAAATTTCCAATGCCGATGATCCATCCACCAATACACCAAATCAAGATGAGAATGACCTCCCTGATGAAGCTGGTCCTTCTAACAAACGTCCCGAAGCATAAAATTGTGCACGGTGCGTTGGGCGCAAGCCAGTAAGGCGCAAGATCCGCGGATATTGTGCGTTGGATAACCGCACCATGAAATCGGTCCCGGAGCcacttttcgtgattttttcaacGAGTATTTCACAAAGGAAAAGAAACCTGGAAGCGCACGGTACGTTGGGATtggaattgtatttattttcatttatcttCGATACAACGTTGTATAATATCATCTATTGCTGTCCGAACATTTGCATACATGTCAATaacaaatacataaataaatcacatagtattaataaataacatcatctcatttagcatttttaaattcattcatcttGTAAAATTTGATCAGGTATATACATAAATGATTTGAGCTTTCTTTCAAAATCCTCTTGTTCCACATTACGAATCGTTATCGGAATTTGATTATACAAAGTTTAGCATATACATATGCCATACGGTTATGGTCGCTGCAGTTGGTTGGGGTGCGCGCGCATATCAATATGTTCCTTGGTTTTTAGGTTCCTGAGAATCTCAATGCTTTGAGACAGGAAACCTTGATGTAGCTCACCCATGGAAGTaagaaatgtaaataaatttttgagatatatatgttttattcaaatattttgattatgtTGCAATAATGTTTTACAGTGTTTGGTAGGAAACATTTTATCTTAATATGAGGTGTTTATTTCCAAGATTCTATAGCCAGGATACTGAAatgtaattaatatattatcttATGTATTGTATTGAATCgcaaaattaacagaaaatacTGGAAACGAGGCTGGCGGTACCTTGATTCATGCAGGCTACTGTTTGTTAAGTTTTATCCATCCAGTTATTTCGGCTAATACCGGAAAGCACTATATATTAATGCGAAAATACTCAGAAAATTGAACaagattattttgaattacatAGATTCAATATAGGCGATCAATGCACGTGCTGAGTGCCTAATTTCACTTCATGTAAGTGCCATATtagcttttatattttatttgatggtTCCTTGAATAATCTTCTTGCACAAATGAGACTGATAGGCCTGTGATAAGTCATTGAAGAAATCATGTTTCCTATACGAGCTTAAGACAATTTaaagtattattatttatgatattcttgtttattcttgcaatggTCAATACAATAAACACATTGAATAGATGagacgatttttattttgaattttagtgTGTAAgactttattaattaaataaatgtgtgtTCAAACTGTTcccttgtgtgtgtgtatatatatatatatatatatatatatatatatatatatatatatatcaatgACATATTTAAAGTTATTGACGCCGGGCGGTGTAcctatactttaaattttaaagcgttAATAAACTTCTCGTTACCCAAACCAAATAGACAAACAGAACATATACTACTTATAAAAAGGTGGACGGCGGGCACAAACTTATTCCTCCTTGCACAGACCTCGGTTCATTTGATTTCATTCTGTGGACTGCAATATTCCAATAAATCGAACAGTGGTAGAATGTGCcagtattttaataatgagttTTAGCAAGttgttcaataaattattatgatatattagattgaaattattgttcCAAAATTTTACCTGTTTGCACGAGAGGTTGTTAAGGAAGCAGGCTTTCTATCgggcaacaaaaaatatgagatGGTGTAAGGACTGACCAGCCCCTTTCACTTTGGCGGTATTTGATTGATGAATTAGACACActcatatttatatataaacacacacacacacacacacacatccatcacatatttcatgaaatgaattttgcttagcatattattttttaagacaaatgtgatttttcctgagaactgtttgaaaattaccAAAAGGCTGGTAATTCTCTCTTTATGTTTTTCGAAAGTCACTGCTTCTTGTTGTCAAGATGCGTAAAAAACTCATCAATCACGTGAAAGACAAGGGCAcctgaaatacaaaaaagatTTGAAGTTTTCACTGGATCAAGGCAATTTTGGTGACCGGGCTTGTCCCCATCGattgaattatatattttttttctcgtcaTTTTAACTCCCACGGTCATGAGGGTCACTTTTCAGGCACAAAAATCTCAGCTTCATCAACGAGGAAAAGTCTTATTATTTCTTCATCATCAGGATATTAGCTATAATCGAATGATCTCTTCAAATTTGCTTTAGGCAATATTTATGTAAcctattttctttaaaaggactcataattcaaaacaatttgcaatgttTGATCTTGAGTAACTACTATTTAACACGAAAAAAGctgagcagttatttgcgagattggaggtcgattggacgcgatttttcagcgtggaaatttttaggtggcagtcatatttgcttaaagtacttgttaatagatggtgaaattccaaatttgaagctcgggaatgggggcgttccctattttttcggtttctcaaaaatacccgaaaacaaattgtgtaaatgaattctaaactgcaactcttgactgcattgaggtatcaccttaaaattttcactgcccaacctagtttttgatcctgaacaacttttgcatttacaaaaaattcgcaggtcgaaggtcaaggtcaccttttgcgacctttttttgaaaattcaaaattaagggatgatagccccctacgatttttttggggttcagggctgaaatgtagcccgtgaaattctgcacaagtacaccaagtttcataggtgcaatcgcgatagttttgctgcaattcgaatatgaagtttgaaaacctgctcgaggccgcttgaccgcccatgcactttgagcggcgagtttgcctctcgttcttcaagttgatttttttcgcatttcacttgcttagaaacaccaagagggcctagggtagaccaaggaaggtcaaaatcgaccttcagggtctgtccctgacgtgaccctgagatacaaaatttcaaaaatttccaatttcatcgaacttggtgtctttttgtaagttttcaccactgtacagctcaaatatacagccaaaactgccgaatgaaaatcctgaaacctgaccattttgcacatcacgtctggatgaaTGTCTACCACAATTacttcaagaaccggtttcaggattttcattcggcagttttggctgtatatttgagctgtacagtggtgaaaacctataaaaagacaccaagttcgatgaaattggaaatttttgaaattttatatctcagggtcacgtcagggacagaccctgaaggtcgattttgaccttccttggtctaccctaggccctcttggtgtttctaagcaagtgaaatgcgaaaaaatcaacttgaagaacgagaggcaaactcgccgctcaaagtgcatgggcggtcaagcggcctcgagcaggttttcaaacttcatattcgaattgcagcaaaactatcgcgattgcacctatgaaacttggtgtacttgtgcagaatttcacgggctacatttcagccctgaaccccaaaaaaatcgtagggtgctatcatcccttaattttgaattttcaaaaaaaggtcgcaaaaggtgaccttgaccttcgacctgcgaattttttgtaaatgcaaaagttgttcaggatcaaaaactaggttgggcagtgaaaattttaaggtgatacctcaatgcagtcaagagttgcagtttagaattcattaacacaattcgttttttgggtatttttgagataccgaaaaaatagggaacgcccccattcccgagcttcaaatttggaatttcaccatctattaacaagtactttaagcaaatatgactgccacctaaaaatttccacgctgaaaaatcgcgtccaatcgacctccaatctcgcaaataactgctcagctccaaaaattttaattggtaagtgttgaaaaaaaatatttaaaatatccgtGCTGTATATTAATgaatagaggtctcagccagccgcgctgcgccgcgccaggcggcaaattttgggtcaccagccgccgtgaatctggctaacttgcgccagccacgccagccgccggtaaaaatagtcaaaaattaaatagtgcGCAGAAGATAAAATATCTTCTAAACCATTGGGCCgctaagcactatcaaacttcacgtttaaattattaaattattgtcagCCGCGACAGCCAACAGCCGCTGGAGAAAATGGCCAGCCAGCACCACAGctttaaatctttattaatgaaataaagtcAAGGCGATGGagtgttttaatattttaaaacaaaatatgtttttgatGCGATGGCTATTAAAGTCAAATCAAACATTaaagcaatcaaaattttaatattaaaaagacaGTCGCTTCTGTGTAACAAAAAAACATATATGAGCCACATTccgtcaaagcaacaaatttctgtccgggggtcgatggattttgatgaatttttttttgcggtaatttggccctaattgtactacaatacaattgagaaaactccgactttccaatttttgcgggttttgcgggcgttaaagggtcaaaatctgggaattttgagtacttcataactttgctcagggtggtcctagaacaaaaattaaaaaacccgcaaactcgtcttaacaagacaaacaacttttacattgacctcaaagtggtaggtcaaaggtcaaggtcataaaaattgattttttttattttgaactcaaatttgaaaatgaatatatcgaaattttttatttttttcatgaccaatttgtagagcataaaaaattgagttaaaaacgttaaaatttggaatggcgttttgcctcatttttttaataaaaaatgaaaacttcgaaaacccttgtttttcgaggttggtaaaaaacgatgattgaccaaatctcgacttctagt encodes:
- the LOC135942388 gene encoding forkhead box protein O-like, giving the protein MHKGDEQQPPPTADPQERNERRTQPPSHSNAEPSTSYQDRSAPVKQPSYNQQRPQQQQHNEANKKLGKVTKNTSRRNGWGNLSYAELITKAILSSEDQRLTLSEIYDYLIRTIPYFAERSSPSASAGWKNSIRHNLSLHNRFQRTHNENSSKSSWWSINFNEMSGKSNRKRGTNPEKKRGKKGEPNPVSRSRTVQMSNPQRVPRNCYPPPEDIVIPRSTQTSVGNNFGIQNQLPHYENNAYYPNSHFNNGGGEMNYQQPPQPPGIYAQQIQPPREQMPMQNHLISELPGQRQIPMTQPGMPFQQQEYLQMAPLQNPPMEQQYFSSAPNIYSQEDGTFEQYPPNYCTIHGNHGFCNDCNEPQPLPESNLSNVDEIRYVYGPPNNEDIANYQNYDGAIQHFAEISNADDPSTNTPNQDENDLPDEAGPSNKRPEA